A portion of the Actomonas aquatica genome contains these proteins:
- a CDS encoding KpsF/GutQ family sugar-phosphate isomerase codes for MAIAPKSALKRARACLAIESEALAATSDALDQKFVATARAIAAATATGGKLICTGVGKSAHIAQKLVGTFNSTGIPTCFLDATQALHGDLGLCAEGDIAILFSNSGQSEEVLRLLPLLKRFGVTTIACTSTPTSDLAKESDHVLLYVVPREACPLDLAPTASTTAALAIGDALAMVLLEARGITRDDFAKFHPAGNLGRILLLRVADIMRKDDRLPIAPETVSTQDAILRMTKAKSGSIALVAPKSGKLTGILTDGDFRRSALTGPDFLTQPVKTFMTRNPKTVRDDALGVDALRLFEAHKIDDLIVVDRAGKPVGLVDGQDLPKLKIV; via the coding sequence ATGGCAATCGCCCCCAAATCCGCTCTTAAACGCGCCCGCGCCTGCTTGGCGATTGAATCGGAAGCCCTCGCGGCCACCTCCGACGCGCTCGATCAAAAATTCGTCGCCACCGCCCGCGCCATCGCGGCCGCGACCGCTACCGGCGGCAAGTTGATCTGCACCGGCGTCGGCAAATCCGCGCACATAGCGCAGAAGCTGGTCGGCACCTTCAACAGCACCGGCATCCCGACCTGTTTCCTCGACGCCACTCAGGCGTTGCACGGCGATCTGGGCCTGTGCGCCGAGGGCGACATCGCCATCCTCTTCAGCAACAGTGGCCAGTCCGAGGAAGTGCTGCGCCTTTTGCCGCTGTTGAAGCGCTTTGGCGTGACGACGATCGCCTGCACCTCGACGCCGACCTCCGACCTCGCGAAGGAGTCGGATCACGTCCTCCTTTACGTCGTGCCGCGCGAGGCCTGCCCGCTCGATCTCGCGCCGACGGCCAGCACCACCGCCGCTCTCGCGATCGGTGACGCCCTCGCCATGGTCCTGCTCGAAGCACGTGGCATCACCCGCGACGACTTCGCCAAATTCCATCCCGCCGGCAACCTCGGTCGCATCCTCCTGCTGCGTGTGGCCGACATCATGCGCAAGGACGACCGCCTGCCCATCGCGCCCGAAACGGTGAGCACGCAGGACGCGATTTTGCGCATGACCAAAGCCAAGAGCGGCAGCATCGCGCTGGTGGCCCCCAAGTCCGGCAAACTCACCGGTATCCTCACCGACGGAGACTTCCGCCGTAGCGCGCTCACCGGCCCCGATTTTCTGACGCAGCCGGTGAAGACCTTCATGACGCGCAACCCCAAGACGGTGCGCGACGACGCGCTCGGCGTGGATGCGCTGCGTCTCTTCGAGGCCCACAAAATCGACGACCTCATCGTGGTCGATCGCGCCGGCAAGCCCGTCGGCCTCGTCGATGGCCAGGACCTGCCGAAGCTGAAAATCGTTTGA
- the hemN gene encoding oxygen-independent coproporphyrinogen III oxidase, which produces MMSTRMITPDDGSSSFGSTASAAATALDLDMIRKYAVPGPRYTSYPPANKFHDRLDEVDVGQGIAADNADSARPLSLYFHLPFCESRCWYCGCTTIITRRKDWADEYERDLEREMEVVGRQLNPQRLVDQLHFGGGTPTFFAPEVLTKLGESIHRRFSFAADAELSVEIDPRCATPEHLAALKSIGINRASLGIQDTNPEVQEAIHRIQPHDTNRRVVDGLRSIGIDSVNLDLIYGLPLQTPDSVERTVDDALELSPARLSVFSYAHVPWIKPAQRIFDKRGQMPGPAEKLEMFSRIRAKLLAAGYVDIGLDHFARPDDELAIALREGKLHRNFQGYSTRSGASLYGFGISSISQSNDIYWQNHKSLMEYRAALNEGRLPVERGYRLTAEDKRRRRLVMAVMCDRRLDFAPLSAEFGIDVAQTYAEEIARLQPLQADGLVEVSADGIRVLPKGEPLLRVVAMAFDQTLSRGVRAHAMTV; this is translated from the coding sequence ATGATGTCCACTCGCATGATCACCCCGGACGACGGCTCCTCATCTTTTGGCTCCACGGCTAGCGCCGCGGCCACCGCCTTGGATCTCGATATGATCCGCAAATACGCCGTGCCGGGTCCGCGTTACACCTCCTATCCGCCGGCCAACAAATTCCACGACCGGCTCGATGAGGTGGACGTGGGGCAGGGGATCGCCGCCGACAACGCCGACTCCGCCCGCCCACTCTCGCTCTATTTTCACCTGCCGTTCTGCGAATCGCGCTGCTGGTATTGCGGCTGCACCACCATCATCACGCGACGCAAGGACTGGGCCGACGAATATGAGCGCGACCTCGAGCGCGAGATGGAGGTGGTCGGGCGCCAGCTCAACCCGCAGCGGCTGGTCGACCAACTGCACTTTGGCGGAGGCACCCCGACCTTCTTCGCGCCGGAGGTGCTCACCAAACTCGGTGAGTCCATCCACCGTCGTTTCAGCTTTGCCGCCGACGCCGAGCTGAGCGTCGAGATCGACCCACGTTGCGCCACCCCCGAGCACCTCGCCGCACTTAAGTCGATCGGTATCAACCGCGCCTCTCTCGGCATCCAGGACACCAACCCCGAGGTGCAGGAAGCGATCCATCGTATCCAGCCTCATGATACGAATCGTCGTGTGGTCGATGGACTGCGTTCGATCGGCATCGATTCGGTCAATCTCGACCTGATTTACGGTCTGCCGCTGCAGACGCCCGACTCGGTGGAGCGCACGGTCGACGACGCGCTCGAGCTCTCGCCCGCGCGGCTGTCGGTCTTTTCCTACGCGCACGTGCCGTGGATCAAACCGGCGCAGCGTATCTTCGACAAACGCGGCCAAATGCCCGGGCCGGCCGAGAAGTTGGAAATGTTTTCGCGCATTCGCGCCAAGCTGCTGGCCGCCGGTTACGTCGACATCGGACTCGACCATTTTGCCCGTCCGGACGACGAACTCGCGATCGCGTTGCGCGAGGGCAAGCTGCACCGCAATTTCCAAGGCTACAGCACGCGCTCGGGCGCGTCGCTCTACGGTTTCGGCATCTCGTCGATCTCCCAGAGCAACGACATTTACTGGCAGAACCACAAGTCGCTCATGGAATACCGCGCCGCTCTGAATGAGGGCCGCCTGCCGGTCGAGCGAGGCTACCGCCTCACCGCCGAGGATAAACGGCGGCGGCGGCTCGTGATGGCCGTGATGTGTGACCGGCGGCTGGATTTTGCGCCCTTGAGCGCCGAGTTCGGCATCGATGTCGCGCAGACCTACGCCGAAGAAATTGCCCGGCTGCAGCCCCTGCAGGCCGACGGTTTGGTGGAGGTCTCCGCCGACGGCATCCGGGTCCTGCCCAAGGGCGAACCGCTGCTGCGCGTCGTCGCCATGGCCTTCGATCAGACCCTGTCGCGGGGTGTGCGGGCCCATGCGATGACCGTCTGA
- a CDS encoding dihydroorotate dehydrogenase-like protein, with the protein MNLQTTYLGLKLRNPLVIGASPFCDNLTACRELAEAGVAAIVMHSFFEEQIGATPRELGGSADGLVEGREQLSELFPHYEDYRLDSEQYLRQLERLRKLVDIPIIGSLNGSHMGNWVGQVQRMEDAGAAAIELNPYQLPTDPSRPADDIEREIVELVRTVAAAVNIPVSVKLSPFHTSLAHFASTLAANGAAGVVLFNQFYQPDIDIDALEAVTQLRLSHSSDLLLRLRWLSILSPQFSGSLACSGGVHTTQDLVKALLAGADVVQVVSALLRYGTGHVASLLKGLEAWMSEHEFYSVDRVRGQLNLRKCADPAVHERAHYLKVLQSWQV; encoded by the coding sequence ATGAACCTCCAGACCACCTACCTTGGTCTCAAGTTGCGTAATCCACTTGTGATCGGGGCTTCGCCGTTTTGCGACAACCTCACTGCCTGTCGAGAACTCGCCGAGGCAGGCGTGGCCGCGATCGTGATGCACTCGTTTTTTGAAGAGCAAATCGGTGCCACGCCGCGAGAGCTCGGCGGTAGCGCCGATGGGCTCGTGGAGGGCCGGGAGCAGTTGAGTGAGCTGTTCCCGCACTACGAAGACTACCGCCTCGATTCCGAACAATACCTGCGTCAGCTCGAACGTCTGCGCAAGCTGGTGGACATCCCCATCATCGGCTCGTTGAACGGCAGTCACATGGGCAACTGGGTCGGCCAGGTGCAACGCATGGAGGATGCCGGCGCGGCGGCCATCGAGCTCAATCCCTACCAGCTGCCGACCGACCCGTCGCGACCGGCGGATGACATTGAGCGCGAGATCGTGGAACTGGTGCGCACCGTTGCCGCGGCGGTGAATATTCCGGTGTCGGTGAAGCTGTCGCCCTTCCACACCTCGTTGGCGCATTTTGCCAGCACCTTGGCCGCGAACGGCGCGGCCGGCGTGGTGTTGTTCAACCAATTTTATCAGCCGGACATCGACATCGATGCCTTGGAGGCGGTCACGCAACTGCGGCTGTCGCACTCCAGTGATCTGCTGCTGCGGCTGCGCTGGCTCTCCATCCTGTCCCCGCAGTTCAGCGGCAGTCTGGCGTGTAGTGGTGGAGTGCATACAACGCAGGATCTGGTGAAGGCGTTGTTGGCCGGCGCCGATGTGGTGCAGGTGGTTTCGGCGCTCCTGCGCTATGGCACCGGACACGTCGCGAGTCTGCTGAAGGGCCTCGAAGCCTGGATGAGCGAGCACGAGTTTTATTCGGTCGATCGCGTGCGCGGGCAGTTGAACCTGCGCAAGTGCGCGGACCCTGCGGTGCACGAGCGCGCGCATTACCTGAAGGTGCTGCAATCCTGGCAGGTCTGA
- a CDS encoding CRTAC1 family protein — translation MTFYPGFRLSCPRFRVRRVRLGLGLGLLAIGAAFPPPALASSLAPSTQRMIERLQTLAETSSGETDVFFPGRAVADLEAQLAAATSLNQSLPLRIPYAQALLNDGHSTAALEQIQIFGRDFARSGASMDRQQIAELLQLKALCEFRLGEQANCLANHNADSCLLPLAGGAIHLDQTGSRAAIATYKQVLAQAPSPYAAWMLNLAHMTVGEYPEKVPERWRVPPEVFASDFPLPRFYDVAMAHGVAVDDLSGGVVMDDFDRDGDLDLMASAWGPYGQLRYFTNDGGGTFTERTGEAGLQGLTGGLNLIHGDYNNDGFVDVLILRGAWRGEEGRIPNSLLRNDGDGTFTDVTETAGLLSFHPTQTATWFDYDGDGWLDIFIGNESLEGNTEADPCELYRNNGDGTFTNLAATSGVDVVDWIKAVTAGDYNNDGRPDLYLSSLTGANRLLRNDGPVDPARPERGHRFTDVAAAAGVTEPGRSFPCWFFDYDNDGWLDILVTGYSIRNAGDVLADLLQSPHRGEEARLYRNRGDGTFAEVSAATGLDRILHTMGSNFGDIDNDGWLDFYVGTGDPNLGTVIPNLMFRNDAGRRFQDVTTAGGFGQLQKGHAIAFGDLNHDGQPDIYSVVGGAFAGDHYPNQLFANPGFDHAWLKLRLHGQTSNRLGVGSRILVTVDTPAGPRSIHRVVTSGGTFGSNPLTETIIGLGDATAIKEVAIRWAGSDHRQTLTDLQLNRIYRITEAAGADVVASPPAFEWQREDNGATGGHRHGHFH, via the coding sequence ATGACTTTTTACCCCGGCTTTCGTCTCTCCTGCCCCCGTTTCCGCGTCCGTCGCGTGCGCCTCGGCCTCGGCCTCGGTCTGCTCGCAATCGGTGCCGCCTTCCCCCCGCCCGCCCTGGCCAGCAGCCTCGCCCCGAGCACGCAGCGCATGATTGAACGCCTGCAAACGCTCGCCGAAACCAGCTCGGGGGAGACCGACGTCTTCTTCCCCGGACGCGCCGTCGCCGATCTCGAAGCGCAACTCGCCGCCGCCACGTCCCTCAATCAAAGCCTGCCCCTGCGCATCCCCTACGCCCAGGCCCTGCTCAACGACGGCCACTCCACCGCCGCGCTGGAACAGATCCAGATCTTCGGACGCGACTTTGCCCGATCCGGTGCGTCGATGGACCGCCAACAGATCGCCGAACTGCTGCAACTGAAGGCGCTGTGCGAATTCCGGCTCGGGGAACAGGCCAACTGTCTCGCCAACCACAACGCCGACTCCTGCCTGCTACCCCTCGCCGGCGGCGCCATCCACCTCGACCAGACCGGCTCCCGCGCCGCCATCGCCACCTACAAGCAGGTGCTGGCCCAAGCCCCCTCTCCTTACGCCGCCTGGATGCTCAACCTCGCCCACATGACCGTCGGAGAATACCCCGAAAAGGTCCCCGAGCGTTGGCGGGTGCCACCCGAGGTTTTTGCCTCCGATTTTCCCCTGCCCCGTTTCTACGACGTCGCCATGGCGCATGGCGTGGCGGTCGACGATCTCTCCGGGGGCGTGGTTATGGATGACTTTGATCGCGACGGCGATCTGGACCTGATGGCCTCCGCGTGGGGCCCCTACGGCCAGCTCCGCTATTTCACCAACGACGGCGGCGGCACCTTTACCGAACGCACCGGCGAGGCGGGCCTCCAAGGGCTCACCGGCGGGCTCAACCTGATCCACGGCGACTACAACAACGACGGCTTCGTCGACGTGCTCATCCTGCGCGGCGCCTGGCGCGGTGAAGAGGGTCGTATTCCCAATTCCCTGTTGCGCAACGACGGCGACGGCACCTTCACCGATGTCACTGAAACCGCCGGCCTCCTGAGTTTTCACCCCACCCAGACCGCCACGTGGTTCGACTACGACGGTGACGGCTGGCTCGATATCTTCATCGGCAACGAGTCACTCGAGGGCAACACCGAGGCCGATCCCTGTGAACTGTATCGCAACAACGGCGACGGCACCTTCACCAACCTCGCCGCCACCAGTGGCGTCGATGTCGTCGATTGGATCAAGGCAGTCACCGCTGGCGATTACAACAACGACGGCCGGCCCGACCTCTACCTTTCCTCCCTCACCGGTGCCAATCGCCTGCTGCGCAACGACGGCCCGGTCGACCCGGCCCGCCCCGAGCGTGGTCATCGTTTCACCGATGTGGCCGCAGCCGCCGGCGTCACCGAACCCGGCCGGAGTTTTCCGTGCTGGTTCTTCGACTACGACAACGATGGCTGGCTCGATATCCTCGTCACCGGCTACTCGATTCGCAACGCCGGGGACGTTCTGGCCGATCTCCTCCAGTCTCCCCACCGCGGCGAGGAAGCCCGGTTGTATCGAAATCGTGGTGACGGCACCTTCGCGGAGGTGAGCGCCGCCACCGGCCTCGATCGCATCCTGCACACCATGGGCAGCAACTTCGGCGACATCGACAACGACGGTTGGCTTGATTTTTACGTGGGCACGGGCGACCCCAATCTCGGAACCGTCATCCCCAACCTCATGTTCCGCAACGACGCGGGCCGCCGCTTTCAGGACGTGACCACCGCCGGCGGCTTCGGCCAGCTGCAAAAAGGCCACGCCATCGCCTTCGGCGACCTCAACCACGACGGGCAGCCCGACATCTACTCCGTCGTGGGCGGCGCGTTTGCCGGCGACCACTACCCCAACCAGCTCTTCGCCAATCCCGGCTTTGACCACGCGTGGCTGAAACTCCGCCTGCACGGCCAGACCTCCAACCGCCTCGGCGTTGGCTCGCGCATCCTCGTGACCGTCGACACCCCCGCCGGGCCACGATCGATCCACCGCGTCGTCACCAGCGGCGGCACCTTTGGCTCCAATCCGCTCACCGAAACCATCATCGGCCTCGGCGACGCGACCGCGATCAAGGAAGTGGCGATTCGATGGGCCGGGAGCGACCACCGCCAGACGCTCACCGACCTTCAACTCAACCGAATCTATCGGATCACAGAAGCAGCAGGCGCTGATGTGGTGGCATCGCCGCCTGCGTTTGAGTGGCAGCGCGAAGACAACGGTGCGACGGGCGGTCACCGCCACGGTCACTTCCATTGA
- a CDS encoding Cell division protein CpoB has translation MSSYRSVLRTLLLICCIAVVGCDRLPKGEPVAEINEPDYVEGKRLSRQGNEQGALAAFTRVINSRPEDAAESHLEVGLLYSEHVNDPVAAIYHFRRYLELKPNSQQRELVEQRIAVAFRDFARTLPAQPLENQAMRSDLLDVVERLKVENTRLKDEVALLRAATSADGPAALRQTANLSAQPLTTRPAQTTSRFSAAPIEPEPQPRTVAPPTRPEAAPAASARRVHTVVKGDTLYSLARRYYNNSTRSRDIYEANRNQMRSQNDLQIGMQLVIPE, from the coding sequence ATGTCGTCGTATCGATCCGTTCTCCGCACCCTGCTTTTGATCTGCTGCATCGCAGTGGTGGGTTGCGATCGGCTGCCCAAAGGCGAGCCGGTGGCGGAGATCAACGAACCCGACTACGTCGAGGGCAAACGCCTGTCGCGCCAAGGCAACGAACAGGGGGCGCTGGCGGCCTTCACTCGCGTGATCAACTCCCGTCCGGAGGACGCCGCCGAATCGCATCTCGAGGTGGGCCTGCTCTATTCGGAGCACGTCAACGATCCCGTCGCCGCGATCTATCATTTCCGCCGTTATCTGGAGTTGAAGCCCAACTCCCAGCAGCGCGAACTCGTTGAGCAACGCATCGCCGTGGCCTTCCGTGATTTCGCGCGCACGCTGCCCGCACAGCCGCTCGAAAACCAAGCCATGCGCAGCGACCTGCTCGATGTGGTCGAGCGTCTCAAAGTGGAGAACACCCGCCTCAAGGACGAGGTGGCGTTGCTCCGCGCCGCGACTTCGGCCGATGGGCCGGCCGCGCTGCGCCAGACGGCCAACCTCTCCGCCCAACCGCTCACCACGCGCCCCGCGCAGACCACGTCGCGTTTCAGTGCGGCACCGATTGAGCCCGAGCCCCAACCGCGCACCGTGGCTCCGCCCACGCGCCCCGAGGCGGCTCCGGCCGCTAGTGCCCGGCGGGTGCACACGGTGGTGAAGGGCGACACCCTCTACAGCCTCGCGCGCCGTTATTATAACAACTCGACCCGCTCGCGGGACATCTACGAGGCCAACCGCAACCAGATGCGCTCGCAGAACGACCTGCAGATCGGGATGCAGTTGGTCATCCCCGAGTAA
- the fumC gene encoding class II fumarate hydratase, whose amino-acid sequence MTPDTRIEKDTMGEIAVPAQRYWGAQTQRSIENFPIGPAGSMPIEIVRAFGLLKKAAALANRDLGVLSAEKADAIAGACDEIIAGDLDDEFPLVVWQTGSGTQSNMNCNEVVANRAHVRGGGQLGQGERFIHPNDDVNKSQSSNDTFPTAMHLAAYAVLVERTVPAVARLARTLKAKADAMSDIVKIGRTHWMDATPLTLGQEFSGYVAQLESALEAVQRCLPDLTELALGGTAVGTGLNAPVGFDEKVAQHLAKLTGHPFVSAPNKFAALAAHDGLVGAHGALKRLAVALTKIANDLRLLGSGPRCGIGELQLPANEPGSSIMPGKVNPTQVEALTMVCARVLGNDTTIGFAGASGQFELNVYKPVIIDAFLQSANLLADACVAFEERCVAGLEPNRSRIAAHLENSLMLVTALNTHIGYEKAAKIAKHAHAEGTTLKEAALALGLVSAEDFDAWVDPTQMTGPLAASSRA is encoded by the coding sequence ATGACACCGGACACCCGCATCGAAAAAGACACCATGGGCGAGATCGCCGTCCCGGCTCAGCGCTACTGGGGCGCCCAAACCCAACGCTCGATCGAAAACTTCCCGATCGGCCCCGCTGGCTCCATGCCGATCGAGATCGTGCGGGCGTTTGGTCTGCTCAAGAAAGCCGCCGCACTGGCTAATCGCGATCTAGGTGTGTTGTCCGCTGAAAAGGCCGACGCGATTGCCGGGGCCTGTGACGAGATCATCGCCGGAGACCTCGACGACGAGTTTCCTCTGGTGGTGTGGCAGACCGGGTCTGGCACGCAGTCGAACATGAACTGCAACGAAGTCGTGGCTAATCGCGCCCATGTGCGCGGCGGCGGCCAGCTGGGGCAGGGCGAACGCTTCATCCATCCGAACGACGACGTGAACAAATCGCAGTCGTCGAATGACACCTTCCCCACGGCCATGCATCTCGCTGCCTACGCGGTGCTGGTCGAGCGCACCGTGCCGGCGGTGGCGCGGCTTGCTCGGACGCTCAAGGCGAAGGCCGACGCTATGTCGGACATCGTGAAGATCGGTCGCACCCACTGGATGGATGCGACGCCGCTGACTCTCGGGCAGGAGTTTTCGGGCTACGTGGCGCAACTCGAGTCGGCCCTCGAAGCCGTGCAGCGTTGCCTGCCCGATCTCACGGAACTCGCGCTCGGTGGCACGGCGGTGGGCACTGGGCTCAACGCGCCGGTCGGCTTCGACGAAAAGGTGGCGCAGCATCTCGCGAAGCTCACCGGGCACCCCTTTGTGAGCGCACCCAACAAGTTTGCCGCGCTGGCGGCGCACGACGGTTTGGTCGGCGCGCATGGCGCGCTCAAGCGGCTGGCGGTCGCGCTCACGAAGATCGCGAACGATCTGCGCCTGCTCGGTTCGGGTCCGCGCTGTGGCATCGGCGAACTCCAGTTGCCGGCCAACGAGCCCGGTTCGTCGATCATGCCCGGCAAGGTGAACCCGACGCAGGTCGAGGCGCTCACCATGGTGTGTGCTCGCGTGCTCGGCAACGACACCACCATCGGTTTTGCCGGCGCCAGCGGGCAGTTTGAGCTCAATGTCTACAAGCCCGTCATCATCGATGCCTTCCTGCAGTCCGCCAACCTGTTGGCGGATGCCTGCGTCGCCTTTGAGGAGCGGTGTGTGGCCGGTCTCGAACCCAACCGCTCGCGGATCGCGGCGCACCTCGAGAACTCACTCATGCTGGTGACCGCGCTCAACACTCACATCGGCTACGAAAAGGCGGCGAAGATCGCCAAACACGCCCACGCCGAAGGCACGACGCTCAAGGAAGCCGCGCTCGCCCTCGGCTTGGTCTCGGCCGAGGACTTCGACGCGTGGGTCGATCCGACACAGATGACCGGTCCGCTCGCGGCGAGCAGTCGGGCGTAA
- a CDS encoding cysteine desulfurase, with amino-acid sequence MTHDFSNLRVDFPTLDQHVGGHPLVYLDNAATTQKPRAVIDAIARYYERDNSNVHRGLHALSMRATDGYEAARARTAKFINAADPAEIVFTRGTTEAVNLVALSWGRANLKAGDVILCTEMEHHSNMVPWQLIAQQTGATVRYIPVVGENAEGGLDLEAADELLTPEVKVLAVTHISNTLGCENPIKDLCAKARAVGAISVIDGAQSAGHELVDVQDLGCDFFAFSGHKMAAPTGIGALYGRKALLDAMPPWQGGGGMIANVTFEGSTWKPSPERFEAGTPNVADAIGLHAAMDYLDGLGRPAISRHESELAMMACEALSELPGIRILGPRPGEHRAGTVSFAFADVHAHDVVTFADQDGVALRGGHHCNQPLMRKLGLPSTTRASFYVYNTPEDVDALVKSMRKILKFFGA; translated from the coding sequence ATGACCCACGATTTTTCCAACCTGCGCGTGGATTTCCCCACGCTCGACCAACACGTCGGCGGCCATCCGCTCGTCTATCTCGACAACGCGGCCACCACCCAGAAGCCGCGCGCAGTGATCGATGCGATCGCACGTTACTACGAGCGCGACAACAGCAACGTGCACCGCGGTCTGCACGCCCTCTCCATGCGCGCCACGGATGGTTACGAAGCTGCTCGCGCTCGCACGGCCAAATTCATCAACGCGGCCGATCCGGCCGAAATCGTCTTCACCCGCGGCACCACCGAAGCGGTGAACCTCGTCGCGCTGAGCTGGGGCCGCGCCAACCTGAAGGCCGGCGATGTGATCCTCTGCACCGAGATGGAGCACCACTCCAACATGGTGCCGTGGCAACTCATCGCCCAGCAGACCGGCGCCACCGTGCGCTACATCCCGGTGGTGGGCGAGAACGCCGAGGGCGGGCTCGATCTCGAAGCGGCCGACGAGCTGCTCACGCCCGAGGTCAAGGTCCTGGCGGTGACGCACATCTCGAACACCCTTGGTTGCGAAAACCCGATCAAAGACCTGTGCGCCAAGGCGCGCGCCGTCGGAGCGATCAGTGTGATCGATGGAGCCCAATCGGCCGGCCACGAACTCGTCGACGTGCAGGATCTGGGGTGCGATTTCTTCGCCTTCTCCGGCCACAAAATGGCCGCGCCGACTGGCATCGGTGCGCTCTATGGTCGCAAGGCCCTGCTCGACGCCATGCCGCCGTGGCAGGGCGGTGGCGGCATGATCGCCAACGTCACGTTTGAGGGCAGCACTTGGAAGCCGTCGCCGGAGCGTTTTGAAGCCGGCACGCCCAATGTGGCTGACGCCATCGGCCTGCATGCCGCGATGGATTATCTCGATGGCCTCGGCCGTCCCGCGATCAGCCGTCACGAGTCGGAACTGGCCATGATGGCGTGTGAAGCGCTCAGCGAGTTGCCGGGGATCCGTATCCTCGGTCCGCGCCCCGGCGAACATCGGGCGGGCACGGTGAGTTTTGCTTTCGCTGATGTGCACGCGCACGACGTCGTGACCTTTGCCGATCAAGATGGTGTCGCTCTGCGCGGCGGTCACCACTGCAACCAGCCGCTCATGCGCAAGCTCGGTTTGCCGAGCACGACGCGGGCGAGTTTTTACGTCTACAACACGCCGGAAGACGTGGACGCGCTGGTGAAATCGATGCGCAAGATCCTGAAGTTTTTCGGCGCCTGA
- a CDS encoding CoA-binding protein — MNDDTLRQHLSQARTIAVVGLSTDPAKASHRVASYLQAQGYRIIPVHPRADELLGERVVRSLAEIAEPVDIVDVFRPGPETLRWAEEAITNGAGLLWLQEGITSEETAARAEAAGLPWVMDACLMVEHRRLLGKV; from the coding sequence ATGAATGATGACACATTGCGCCAACACCTGAGCCAGGCTCGCACGATAGCGGTCGTGGGGCTGTCCACCGATCCCGCCAAGGCGAGCCATCGCGTGGCGAGTTATTTGCAGGCGCAGGGTTACCGCATCATCCCGGTGCATCCGCGAGCGGATGAGCTCCTCGGTGAGCGGGTGGTGCGATCCTTGGCGGAGATCGCCGAGCCCGTGGACATCGTGGACGTGTTTCGCCCGGGGCCGGAGACGCTGCGCTGGGCGGAGGAGGCGATCACGAACGGGGCGGGGCTCTTGTGGCTGCAGGAAGGCATAACCTCAGAGGAGACGGCGGCACGGGCGGAAGCGGCCGGGCTACCGTGGGTCATGGATGCCTGCCTGATGGTCGAGCATCGGCGGCTTCTCGGAAAGGTGTGA
- the sufU gene encoding Fe-S cluster assembly sulfur transfer protein SufU produces the protein MSDLTDLYQAVILDHNKRPRNRGRLPTATRVATGDNPTCGDQCTVFLRMDGDKIDEITFEGSGCAISQASASLMTTELKGKTKAEAEAAFADFKDIVTTGREPEEFSEVAAFAGVHAFPARIKCATLSWHAAVEAVNKPDQAPIGD, from the coding sequence ATGTCCGACTTAACCGACCTCTATCAAGCGGTCATCCTCGACCACAACAAGCGTCCTCGCAACCGCGGCCGGCTGCCCACAGCCACTCGCGTCGCGACCGGTGACAACCCGACTTGCGGGGACCAGTGCACTGTCTTTCTGCGGATGGACGGCGATAAGATCGATGAGATCACCTTCGAAGGGTCGGGCTGCGCCATCTCGCAGGCCAGCGCTTCGCTCATGACCACGGAGCTCAAGGGCAAAACCAAGGCGGAAGCCGAGGCCGCGTTTGCCGACTTCAAGGACATCGTCACCACCGGTCGCGAGCCCGAGGAGTTCAGTGAGGTCGCGGCCTTTGCCGGCGTGCATGCCTTCCCGGCGCGCATCAAGTGCGCCACGCTCTCCTGGCACGCCGCCGTCGAAGCGGTCAACAAGCCCGATCAGGCACCGATCGGGGACTAA